A region from the Bactrocera dorsalis isolate Fly_Bdor chromosome 1, ASM2337382v1, whole genome shotgun sequence genome encodes:
- the LOC125780354 gene encoding uncharacterized protein LOC125780354 isoform X1, with amino-acid sequence MARGRFVNTLCDIVQRGLNLAKGWCTTVGLNINPAKTTVIPFTKRRSLPGLRSLTIGGTEVEMSKEVKFLGLTLDSQLRWSRHLDLTLSKATRALMICRRLAGRSWGCKPNIIRWLYTMIVRPIVTYGAVIWATKAAQSSVIGRLSKLQRLACVCASGAMRTCPTVALEVLLELTPLHQVIKLAAKHTMLLMSAEGYGRGKIMTSKQMDALAESTPLALLPRDGTTKKINLVKKFKVTLGSKMEWNDSTLEKLLEDSTIQWYTDGSKTPEGIGAGIAGQRTKLSIPMGSFPSIFQAEVFAISQCAEVNLSRNYRNQRIAILSDSQAALKAILSYETKSLLVEECIERLNRLSLCNRVHLIWVPGHKGVEGNEKADELARTAAASKMLGPEPYIAVGPHTLKELLRTEEREDRERHWRQAAGMRHAKLLMGGYNLSRFKALINLPREKFRLLVAIYTGHCKLRKHLSNMGMVSGANCRFCDLEQETPAHLIQDSTAICGKRLKALDSVYISRDHITSLEPSKLLELFRLLGLCEVM; translated from the coding sequence atggcgagaggcagatttgtgaacactctctgtgacattgttcaaaggggTCTAAACTTGGCGAAAGGATGGTGCACCACGGTAGGGCTAAACATCAACCCAGCAAAGaccaccgtgatcccattcacaaagcggagatctcttccgggcctgaggTCCCTTACAATCGGAGGCACAGAGGTGGAAATGTCTAAAGAGGTCAAATTCCTTGGCCTCACCTTAGACTCACAGCTAAGATGGAGTAGGCATTTGGACCTAACGCTATCCAAGGCAACAAGAGCACTTATGATTTGTAGACGCCTGGCCGGCAGatcatggggatgcaagccaaacatcattagatggctgtataccatgatagtaagaCCTATCGTCACCTATGGGGCGGTTATATGGGCCACCAAAGCGGCGCAGTCCTCGGTGATAGGAAGACTGTCAAAGCTGCAAagacttgcatgtgtctgtgcttcgggggcaatgcgcacatgccccacggtggcactggaagtcttactagagctcacaccgcttcatcaggtgatcaagctagcagcaaagcacaccatgctgctaatgtcagcagaaggctaTGGAAGAGGGAAGATCATGAcctctaaacagatggacgccctagcggaaagcacaccgctGGCCCTCCTCCCACGAGATGgcacaacaaagaaaattaatctcgtaaagaaatttaaagtaactctaggcagcaagatggagtggaatgattccactctggAGAAGCTActggaagacagtaccattcagtggtacactgatggctcaaaaacaccggaaggtattggggcaggtattgcgggacagcgtactaagctgtccatacctatgggcagcttcccaagtatcttccaggctgaagtttttgccatcagtcagtgcgcggaagtcaacctcagccgcaactatcgcaaccagcgcatagctattctcagtgatagtcaagcggcactaaaggcGATTCTGTCATACGAGACaaaatcgcttttagtcgaggaatgtatagaaaggctaaaccgcctgtcccTGTGCAATCGggtacacctaatctgggtaccagggcacaagggagtagaaggtaatgagaaggccgacgagCTGGCCCGCACGGCAGCAGCatccaagatgttgggaccagagccatatatagcggtaggaccccacactcttaaggagctgctccgcacggaggaaAGAGAGGATAGAGAGCGgcactggcggcaggcagcaggTATGCGCCACGCTAAGCTGCTCATGGGAGGGTATAACCTCTCCAGGTTTAAAGCATTAATTAACCTACCtcgtgagaaattccgtctcctcgtcgcaatatacaccggccactgtaaactcaggaagcacctgtccaacatgggtATGGTCTCCGGTgccaactgccggttctgcgacctggaacaggaGACACCAGCACACCTTATCCAGGATagcacagcaatctgtgggaaaaggcttaaggccctggattcagtgtatatcagcagggatcacataacCTCGCTTGAGCCCAGCAAACTcctggaactgttcaggctgcttgggctctgtgaggtcatgtga
- the LOC105229084 gene encoding uncharacterized protein LOC105229084, with product MASSETGGVKPMSIAGRMVRERERLIGMSNDERAWRKQWLKDLELHHGPRIVPELEKELQNPIKRFYRFPLDKLGEALTPVLGTQRAYTIRFWTGKFAMAIAAIYAGAYYFKYNQNDWTRKGGWRVITSRPVCNPGDEGYPKVSDRTQPSDYAARGFKQATI from the exons ATGGCTTCTTCAGAAACGGGTGGAGTGAAGCCCATGTCCATTGCCGGGCGCATGGTGCGTGAACGGGAGCGTTTGATTGGAATGTCAAATGACGAACGCGCATGGCGCAAGCAATGGTTGAAGGATTTGGAATTGCACCATGGGCCTCGCATAGTTCCCGAATTAGAGAAAGAACTACAGAACCCTATCAAACGTTTCTACAGATTCCCTCTAGATAAGCTTGGAGAAGCACTAACTCCAGTGCTG GGTACACAACGCGCATATACAATCCGCTTTTGGACTGGAAAATTTGCTATGGCCATTGCAGCTATTTACGCAGGTGCCTACTACTTTAAGTATAATCAAAAC GACTGGACACGCAAGGGAGGTTGGCGTGTAATCACTTCACGTCCCGTCTGCAATCCAGGTGATGAGGGATATCCAAAAGTTTCGGACCGTACACAACCATCCGATTATGCAGCTCGTGGGTTCAAACAAgctacaatttaa
- the LOC125780354 gene encoding uncharacterized protein LOC125780354 isoform X2, whose protein sequence is MEKRKSGQITPQEPPRPKRVREDIPQETRERRSNPNQQPTASRKYAEAVSSIRMAVLPRNYPAEALGSEQLTALQDCIVDALSVGIGFTGAFNGIFFKGGMLLVDCQNEKSATWIQGIVPRLEGWRGPALCVRRGDEIPQLHNMVAFFPRSADKGYDIALNLVRNQNEGLSTSAWKVVASKVEGSGWNLNITMDDESYKYIRQKGFRLNFRFGKIVVRPWRPKTTSTSQESPKETTAAPAPPVARQAAHEATAAVVSCEREEPTNDTISDGQVATSNAEVNSSNEVPKEQEGRLLSTQELLEGLEMQVDGGIEDEDPSLVEPVL, encoded by the coding sequence ATGGAAAAGAGAAAGAGTGGCCAGATAACACCTCAGGAGCCACCTAGACCTAAGAGGGTAAGAGAGGACATACCACAGGAAACCAGGGAAAGGCGCTCCAACCCCAACCAGCAGCCAACCGCAAGCCGTAAATACGCAGAGGCTGTGAGCAGCATTCGGATGGCTGTGTTGCCCCGCAACTACCCGGCGGAGGCCCTAGGATCCGAACAATTGACGGCGCTCCAGGACTGCATAGTGGACGCTCTGTCTGTCGGCATAGGCTTCACCGGCGCCTTCAACGGCATATTCTTCAAGGGAGGAATGCTGCTGGTTGACTGCCAAAATGAAAAGTCGGCCACTTGGATACAAGGGATCGTACCAAGACTGGAGGGTTGGAGGGGTCCGGCCCTGTGTGTAAGAAGGGGAGACGAGATCCCACAGCTACACAACATGGTGGCGTTCTTCCCAAGAAGCGCAGATAAAGGCTACGACATCGCGCTCAATCTGGTAAGGAACCAGAACGAAGGTTTAAGTACCTCGGCGTGGAAGGTCGTAGCGAGCAAAGTTGAGGGTTCCGGGTGGAACCTCAACATAACGATGGACGATGagtcatacaagtatatccgGCAGAAGGGATTCAGACTGAATTTCCGCTTCGGCAAGATCGTCGTGAGGCCATGGAGGCCCAAGACCACGTCTACAAGCCAGGAATCTCCGAAGGAGACGACCGCGGCACCAGCTCCACCCGTAGCCCGCCAAGCAGCGCATGAAGCGACTGCCGCTGTGGTTTCGTGTGAGAGAGAGGAGCCCACCAACGACACAATTTCGGATGGGCAGGTTGCGACCTCCAATGCAGAAGTGAACAGCAGCAACGAGGTCCCTAAGGAGCAGGAAGGCAGGTTGTTATCCACCCAAGAGCTCCTGGAAGGGCTGGAGATGCAGGTCGATGGAGGGATTGAGGACGAGGACCCGTCCCTCGTCGAACCTGTACTATAA
- the LOC105229074 gene encoding exosome RNA helicase MTR4, with protein MADVDDLFDCFNEDNEESVSANPVVELEKIKSENSLEERKAENGEKRGNEAIKEDTENDEAPQKRMKETESILDDICVDALRSRIAVHVIESPESCTHEVAVYPGQEYIPLQALTGPPAKEYPFVLDPFQKEAILCIDNQQSVLVSAHTSAGKTVVAEYAIAKSLGCKQRVIYTTPIKALSNQKYREFNEEFKDVGLVTGDVTINPSASCLIMTTEILRNMLYRGSEIMREVGWVVFDEIHYMRDKERGVVWEETLILLPDNVRYVFLSATIPNARQFAEWVCHLHKQPCHVVYTDYRPTPLQHYIFPAGGDGIHLIVDEKGQFKEDNFTTAMAVLQNAGDAAKGDQRGRKSGIRGVDSGQSNIFKIVKMIMERNFAPVIIFSFSKKDCEVYAMQMAKLDFNTAEEKKLVDEVFNNAMDVLSEEDRQLPQVENVLPLLKRGIGIHHGGLLPILKEIIEILFGEGLLKALFATETFAMGLNMPARTVLFTAPRKFDGKNFRWISSGEYIQMAGRAGRRGLDDKGIVILMIDEKVSPSIGRGIVQGKADPINSAFHLTYNMVLNLLRVEEINPEYMLERSFFQFQNQSSIPELYKQVQDKQNEFAKIKISEEHSVASYHHIREQLDSYGKQFKCWITKPEYLVPFLQPGRLIKVQNEKDEFDWGIVVNFKKQTNNAKNPLKAETVVVVDVLLHVTEASAKADEPKPCKPGQKGNMEVVPVLHTLISQISSLRVYYPNDLRPADNRRSVLKTIAEVKKRFPKGPPLLNPITEMNIKSDEFKQVVDSIDKFEERLYAHPLHNSTELENIYERYTQKLKVQEELKTVKTKLKEARSLLQMDELKHRKRVLRRMEYCTAADVIEFKGRVACELSSADELLLTEMIFNGIFNDITTAQSVALLSCFVCDEKSSETPKATEELSGPLRSMQDLARRIAKISTECKLNMDEESYVEKFKPFLMDVVLAWCKGASFLSVCRMTDIFEGSIIRCMRRLEELLRQLCQAAKTIGNTDLENKFSEGVRLLKRDIVFAASLYL; from the exons ATGGCTGATGTTGACGATTTATTTGATTGTTTTAATGAAGACAACGAGGAGAGCGTATCCGCCAATCCAGTTGTAGAgttagaaaaaatcaaatcagaAAATTCTTTAGAAGAAAG GAAAGCTGAAAACGGAGAAAAGCGTGGAAATGAAGCTATTAAGGAAGATACAGAAAATGATGAGGCTCCACAAAAACGTATGAAGGAAACAGAATCAATATTAGACGATATTTGTGTGGATGCGCTACGTTCTCGAATAGCAGTGCACGTCATTGAGAGTCCAGAATCGTGTACACATGAGGTAGCTGTATATCCCGGACAAGAATATATTCCATTGCAAGCACTTACAGGACCACCGGCAAAAGAATACCCTTTTGTATTAGATCCCTTTCAAAAAGAAGCAATACTTTGCATTGATAACCAACAAAGTGTGTTAGTGTCAGCGCACACATCCGCAGGCAAGACTGTAGTAGCCGAATATGCTATTGCTAAATCTCTTGGGTGTAAGCAGCGTGTAATTTATACAACGCCTATTAAAGCGCTTTCCAACCAAAAATATCGAGAATTTAATGAGGAATTTAAGGATGTTGGATTGGTAACTGGAGATGTGACAATAAACCCATCAGCTTCTTGTCTTATTATGACTACAGAAATTTTGCGAAATATGTTATACAGAGGAAGTGAAATTATGCGTGAAGTAGGTTGGGTCGTTTTCGATGAAATTCATTATATGCGTGACAAAGAAAGAGGTGTCGTATGGGAGGAAACGTTGATTTTATTGCCTGACAATGTACGCTACGTATTCCTTTCTGCTACTATACCAAATGCTCGTCAATTTGCCGAATGGGTTTGTCATCTTCACAAGCAACCATGTCATGTAGTTTATACGGATTATCGACCGACTCCCCTGCAACATTACATATTTCCAGCTGGAGGTGATGGCATACATCTTATAGTTGACGAGAAAGGTCAGTTTAAGGAAGATAATTTTACAACAGCAATGGCGGTTTTGCAAAATGCAG GTGATGCAGCTAAAGGTGATCAGAGAGGACGTAAATCTGGTATTCGAGGTGTTGACAGTGGGcagtcaaatatttttaaaatagttaaaatgaTAATGGAGCGCAATTTCGCACctgtaataatattttcctttaGTAAAAAAGATTGTGAGGTATATGCTATGCAGATGGCAAAGTTGGATTTTAATACGGCAGAAGAGAAAAAACTTGTAGATGAGGTGTTCAATAATGCGATGGATGTACTATCTGAAGAAGATCGTCAATTGCCACAAGTTGAAAATGTTTTGCCCCTACTAAAACGTGGCATTGGTATACATCATGGAGGACTTTTACCGAtcttaaaagaaattattgagaTTTTGTTTGGTGAGGGCTTGCTTAAGGCTCTTTTTGCTACGGAAACTTTTGCTATGGGTTTGAACATGCCTGCCCGTACAGTACTTTTTACAGCACCTCGAAAATTCGATGGTAAAAATTTTAG atGGATTTCTTCCGGTGAATACATCCAAATGGCAGGACGTGCTGGCCGACGTGGTCTCGATGATAAAGGTATCGTTATTTTAATGATTGACGAAAAAGTGTCACCATCCATCGGTCGAGGAATTGTACAAGGAAAGGCTGACCCTATAAACTCTGCATTTCACTTAACCTATAATATGGTGCTGAATTTGCTACGAGTAGAAGAAATCAATCCCGAATATATGTTAGAACGTTCATTCTTTCAGTTCCAAAATCAGTCGTCCATACCTGAACTTTACAAACAAGTTCAAGACAAACAAAATgagtttgcaaaaataaaaatcagcgaAGAACACAGCGTTGCATCCTATCACCATATAAGGGAACAACTCGATTCTTATGGCAAACAGTTCAAATGTTGGATTACAAAGCCAGAATATCTGGTGCCTTTCTTACAACCAGGTCGTTTAATTAAGGTGCAAAATGAAAAAGACGAATTTGATTGGGGCATTGTAGTGAAttttaaaaagcaaacaaataatgcCAAAAATCCATTGAAAGCTGAGACAGTTGTGGTAGTCGATGTTTTGTTGCATGTTACTGAGGCTTCAGCAAAGGCCGATGAGCCAAAACCGTGCAAGCCGGGTCAAAAAGGCAATATGGAAGTTGTTCCTGTGCTACACACACTTATATCTCAGATTTCGTCTCTCCGTGTTTATTATCCAAATGACTTGCGCCCGGCAGATAATCGCCGAAGTGTTCTGAAAACTATTGCTGAGGTGAAGAAGCGTTTTCCAAAAGGTCCACCACTCCTCAATCCTATTAccgaaatgaatataaaaagtgATGAATTCAAACAGGTTGTGGACTCCATAGACAAGTTTGAGGAACGTCTGTACGCACATCCTCTACATAATTCTACTGAATTGGAGAATATTTATGAACGTTATACACAGAAGTTAAAAGTGCAGGAAGAACTGAAGACGGTTAAAACCAAATTGAAAGAGGCACGTAGTTTATTGCAGATGGACGAGCTGAAGCATCGGAAACGTGTATTACGCCGAATGGAGTATTGTACAGCTGCTGATGTGATAGAGTTTAAAGGACGAGTTGCTTGCGAATTAAGCTCAGCAGATGAACTTCTTTTAACTGAAATGATATTCAACGGAATATTTAATGACATTACTACAGCACAGTCAGTAGCATTGTTATCATGTTTCGTTTGCGACGAAAAGTCTTCAGAAACTCCCAAGGCGACTGAAGAGCTTTCAGGTCCACTTCGGTCAATGCAAGACTTGGCACGTCGCATTGCGAAAATCTCGACGGAGTGTAAATTAAATATGGATGAAGAATCGTACGTGGAAAAATTCAAACCTTTTCTTATGGACGTAGTTTTGGCGTGGTGTAAGGGTGCTTCGTTTTTGAGTGTATGTAGAATGACAGACATTTTTGAAGGTTCAATAATTCGATGTATGCGGCGTCTGGAAGAATTATTAAGGCAATTGTGCCAAGCAGCGAAAACAATCGGTAACACAGATTTAGAAAACAAGTTCTCTGAAGGTGTGCGGCTACTAAAAAGAGATATTGTGTTTGCAGCTTcgttgtatttataa